A single genomic interval of uncultured Pseudodesulfovibrio sp. harbors:
- a CDS encoding SLC13 family permease, which translates to MPFPPMPNPHAFAVLLLTAFALFLFSRDKIPLETSSLLVLSLLAIGFEVFPFHGGDKPLHAVDLFMGFGNEALVAVCALMIAGQGILRTGALDPIGRGLARLWRLSPILSLLITLLLGAFISAFINNVPVVVLLLPVLISVSLKTGQSATPILMPMGFSTLLGGTSTTIGTSTNLLVVAVAAEMGLRKFGMFDFVVPAVLAGGVGILYLWLVAPRILPKRDIAISDSSARIFTAHLAVVEGSPVAGKPLTEALSLTEGKMKVLALERGEGNAVMLLPDIILRPGDHLVINDTPENLKEFESVLHGTLYSVGEEEVPVDEDNPLHDDDQQVAEIAIFSGSRLNATTLNNFRFVDRYGLIPLALHRTGKRFQRVRDSIGDIRLRVGDILLVQGARDKISELKQSSDVLVLDSTFDLPYSKKAPVAMGIMFAIVLTAALGFLPIAISATCGSLLMILTGCLGWRDATRALSAQVILIVVASLALGTAMLATGGAEYLGQVFVSLSGHASPALIISGLMMLMAVFTNIISNNATAVIGTPIAVSIAQQLGQPPEPFVLAVLFGANLSFATPMAYKTNLIVMNAGEYTFSEFVKVGIPLVLIMWGMLSFLLPIQFL; encoded by the coding sequence ATGCCGTTTCCTCCCATGCCGAACCCGCACGCTTTCGCCGTCCTTCTTCTGACGGCATTTGCATTATTCCTGTTCAGCCGGGATAAGATTCCGTTGGAAACATCAAGCCTGTTGGTCTTGTCTTTGCTGGCTATCGGCTTCGAGGTTTTTCCGTTCCATGGTGGTGACAAGCCCCTCCACGCCGTCGATTTGTTCATGGGGTTCGGCAATGAGGCATTAGTTGCGGTCTGTGCCCTGATGATTGCCGGACAGGGGATACTACGGACTGGAGCCTTGGACCCCATAGGGCGCGGACTCGCCAGACTCTGGCGGCTGAGCCCGATCCTGTCACTGCTCATTACCCTGTTGCTCGGTGCCTTCATCAGCGCGTTCATCAACAACGTGCCGGTGGTGGTGCTGTTGTTGCCCGTGCTGATAAGCGTTTCCCTGAAAACGGGCCAGTCCGCAACGCCCATTCTCATGCCCATGGGGTTTTCGACATTGTTGGGTGGGACCAGTACCACCATAGGCACTTCTACCAATCTCCTCGTTGTCGCCGTTGCCGCGGAAATGGGGTTGCGGAAGTTCGGCATGTTTGATTTTGTTGTGCCTGCGGTTTTGGCCGGAGGCGTGGGCATTCTTTACCTCTGGCTCGTCGCTCCGAGAATTTTGCCCAAAAGGGATATTGCCATCAGCGATTCCTCAGCCCGCATATTCACTGCACATCTGGCTGTGGTGGAGGGGAGTCCCGTGGCCGGAAAGCCGCTGACAGAGGCGCTGTCCCTGACGGAGGGGAAGATGAAAGTCCTTGCCCTAGAGCGGGGCGAGGGAAATGCTGTCATGCTGCTCCCGGATATCATCCTCCGTCCCGGGGATCACCTCGTAATCAATGACACCCCGGAAAATCTCAAGGAATTCGAGTCGGTCCTTCATGGCACCCTGTATTCCGTGGGAGAGGAAGAGGTTCCGGTCGATGAAGACAACCCCCTGCATGACGACGATCAGCAGGTTGCGGAGATCGCGATTTTTTCCGGTTCACGGCTCAACGCCACTACACTGAATAATTTCCGCTTTGTCGATCGATACGGCCTGATCCCATTGGCCCTGCACCGAACCGGGAAACGATTTCAGCGTGTAAGAGATTCCATCGGCGACATTCGGTTGAGGGTTGGCGATATTCTTCTGGTGCAGGGGGCACGCGACAAGATTTCAGAACTCAAGCAGAGTAGCGATGTTCTGGTTCTCGATTCCACTTTTGATTTGCCATACTCCAAGAAGGCTCCTGTTGCCATGGGGATCATGTTTGCCATTGTCTTGACCGCGGCTTTGGGGTTTCTGCCCATCGCCATAAGCGCAACCTGCGGCTCTCTGCTCATGATCTTAACCGGATGCCTTGGGTGGCGTGATGCGACTCGTGCGTTGAGCGCACAGGTGATATTGATCGTGGTAGCCAGTTTGGCACTCGGGACGGCCATGCTGGCTACGGGAGGCGCGGAGTATCTGGGGCAGGTCTTTGTGAGCCTGTCCGGGCATGCTTCTCCAGCGTTGATTATTAGCGGCCTCATGATGCTCATGGCAGTATTCACGAATATCATTTCCAATAACGCAACAGCGGTCATAGGTACGCCCATAGCCGTTTCCATAGCCCAACAATTGGGACAGCCGCCAGAGCCGTTTGTCCTTGCCGTGCTCTTTGGAGCGAACCTGAGTTTTGCGACGCCCATGGCCTACAAAACGAATCTCATTGTCATGAACGCCGGAGAGTACACTTTCTCTGAATTCGTGAAGGTAGGCATTCCTCTCGTTCTCATCATGTGGGGAATGCTTTCTTTCCTGTTGCCGATTCAGTTTCTGTAA
- a CDS encoding flavodoxin family protein: MSKNILIISASPRERANSDILCDEFLRGAMESGHQVEKIRLVDKRIDYCTGCCSCIGNRGACVQQDDMNDLLDKILAADVLVLASPVYFRSFNGQMKTFMDRVCPIYPMIHDLDVYFIVSAAGGSLPVESAFLSFRVFTDCLDVEEKGTVAVTGVWDEGGVKGTKTMKQAYLLGANA; this comes from the coding sequence ATGAGCAAAAACATTCTCATCATCTCGGCAAGTCCAAGAGAAAGAGCCAATTCTGACATCCTCTGCGACGAGTTTCTGCGGGGGGCTATGGAATCCGGCCATCAAGTGGAAAAAATCCGTTTGGTGGACAAACGTATCGACTATTGTACAGGTTGTTGTTCCTGTATCGGCAATCGTGGTGCATGCGTTCAGCAGGATGACATGAACGACCTTTTGGACAAGATACTCGCAGCCGATGTTCTGGTGTTGGCTAGCCCAGTCTATTTCCGTTCGTTCAACGGTCAGATGAAAACCTTCATGGACAGGGTCTGTCCCATTTATCCCATGATTCACGACTTGGACGTCTACTTTATCGTGTCCGCCGCCGGTGGAAGCCTTCCTGTGGAAAGCGCTTTCTTGAGCTTCAGGGTTTTTACGGATTGTCTGGACGTTGAGGAAAAAGGGACCGTCGCCGTTACCGGCGTCTGGGATGAAGGCGGCGTCAAGGGGACAAAAACCATGAAACAGGCCTATTTGCTGGGCGCCAATGCGTAA
- the corA gene encoding magnesium/cobalt transporter CorA — translation MARFLKKRDSKNGLPPGSLIFIGKQKIEKPRLRIIDYDSIMLRDDYLDSPEGLSPCTQSATTSWLNVEGLHEPALMESIGKTFGISSLILEDIINTGQRPKLDEYPEALFVSLKTLSLNDEETRIHAEQLSLVLQTKCLLTFLEQPGEMFAPVQERIRNQAGRLRKLGPDYLLYTLLDCVFENYLKVIEIMGERIEEFDEEILDNPTTELLEEINAYRREIAYIRKAVRPAREIILKLVKSDNEMITPDIHPYLRDLLDMAEQAYDSVDIYREMLNDHLNSYNMVITNKLNDVMKFLTMFATIFIPLSFLAGVYGMNFEVMPELHYRYGYYTLLGVMVGVVLIMLSYFKKKKWL, via the coding sequence ATGGCAAGATTTCTCAAAAAACGTGACAGCAAAAACGGCTTGCCTCCGGGATCCCTCATATTTATCGGCAAGCAAAAAATCGAAAAGCCCCGTCTGCGGATAATCGACTATGATTCCATCATGCTTCGAGACGATTATCTGGATTCCCCGGAAGGACTCTCTCCATGCACTCAAAGTGCAACAACAAGTTGGTTGAATGTCGAGGGATTGCACGAGCCTGCCTTGATGGAATCAATAGGCAAAACATTCGGGATATCCTCATTGATTCTTGAAGACATCATAAACACTGGTCAGCGCCCCAAACTAGACGAGTACCCGGAAGCGCTCTTTGTTTCCCTGAAAACACTTTCCCTCAACGATGAGGAAACCCGCATCCACGCAGAGCAACTCAGTCTCGTGCTACAGACGAAATGTCTGCTGACTTTTCTGGAACAACCAGGAGAAATGTTCGCACCGGTCCAAGAGAGAATCCGCAACCAGGCTGGAAGACTTCGCAAGCTCGGACCGGATTACCTGCTCTATACCCTCCTTGACTGCGTCTTCGAAAACTACCTCAAGGTGATCGAAATCATGGGAGAAAGGATTGAGGAATTCGATGAGGAGATTCTGGACAATCCGACAACGGAACTGCTCGAAGAGATCAACGCCTACAGGCGTGAAATCGCTTACATCAGAAAGGCAGTCCGCCCAGCCCGAGAAATCATCCTGAAACTGGTCAAGAGCGACAACGAAATGATAACTCCCGACATACATCCCTATCTGAGGGATTTGCTGGATATGGCTGAACAGGCCTACGATTCAGTGGATATCTACAGGGAGATGCTCAACGACCACCTCAACAGCTATAACATGGTCATCACCAACAAGCTGAACGACGTCATGAAATTCCTCACGATGTTCGCAACCATCTTCATCCCGTTGTCATTTTTGGCAGGCGTATACGGCATGAATTTCGAAGTCATGCCCGAGCTGCACTACAGATACGGGTATTACACGCTTCTTGGTGTTATGGTTGGCGTGGTTTTAATCATGCTCTCATACTTCAAGAAAAAAAAGTGGCTGTAA
- a CDS encoding carboxymuconolactone decarboxylase family protein: protein MRADLSGLDDVPTIKAPYQEFSPIIDTFLKEHLFADIFARDILTHQERELATIACLATLGRAEGPLAFHLGASMNTGLSEGQMHDFIKVLETRVGKKEAEDALEVLTAVMKDRK, encoded by the coding sequence GTGCGTGCCGACCTGTCCGGTCTTGATGACGTTCCGACAATCAAGGCTCCGTATCAGGAGTTTTCACCGATCATCGACACGTTTCTCAAGGAACACCTGTTCGCGGATATTTTCGCCCGCGATATCCTGACGCATCAAGAACGCGAGTTGGCGACTATTGCTTGTTTGGCAACCCTCGGTAGAGCCGAAGGCCCACTCGCATTTCATTTAGGTGCATCCATGAACACCGGTCTATCAGAGGGACAGATGCATGATTTCATCAAGGTGCTCGAAACCCGTGTTGGTAAAAAGGAGGCCGAGGATGCTCTGGAAGTGCTTACGGCTGTTATGAAAGATAGGAAATAA
- a CDS encoding cyclophilin-like fold protein, translated as MKSIKNCVWTVFAFGLVACLVGACLCTKALAKERDNIMQIAVNANGNTIVFELNDSRAAKDLFAQLPLETAVENYSSNEKIYYPPEKLETLNTPLVQSAQSGTLAYYAPWGDVVMFYGNFGSASGLYELGHAVKGGEHIRSLSGTIRIEVSHAH; from the coding sequence ATGAAAAGCATCAAGAACTGTGTATGGACAGTATTCGCTTTTGGATTGGTTGCCTGCCTTGTTGGTGCTTGTCTTTGTACGAAAGCCTTAGCCAAAGAAAGGGATAACATTATGCAGATTGCCGTCAATGCGAACGGAAACACGATTGTTTTTGAACTCAACGACAGTCGGGCGGCAAAAGATTTGTTCGCCCAATTGCCGCTGGAAACAGCGGTTGAAAATTATAGCAGCAACGAAAAGATTTATTATCCTCCCGAAAAGCTGGAGACCTTGAATACCCCGTTGGTGCAATCAGCCCAATCCGGGACGCTCGCCTACTATGCTCCTTGGGGCGATGTTGTCATGTTTTATGGCAATTTCGGCTCCGCATCCGGGCTGTACGAACTGGGGCATGCGGTCAAAGGTGGCGAGCACATACGGTCATTGAGCGGAACGATTCGTATTGAGGTCAGCCATGCCCATTAA
- a CDS encoding mechanosensitive ion channel domain-containing protein, translated as MQQEEWIGWIIRVVLASVVLGFLLVLGRWLMGNSRNWRELWRALASTVRRQACVLMFCSAMCFLVTLLLPMARFDAGLVGVIIRLLGVIWIALGAWAVSLSLSIVVGTMQWKYNVDVADNLLARRMHTKIRVLQRVVVVVIWVAAIAGMLMQFDSFRALGTTLLASAGVLSIVLGISAQKTFGSMIAGVQVALTHPINLDDVVIVEGEWGRIEEITFTYVVVKIWDQRRLIVPITYFLETPFQNWTRRNADITGSVFLHLDYDTPLESLRAEAQRLCKEAGPLWDGKTCVLQITEAGAETMTIRVLVSSSDASKAWDLRCLVREGLIDFVKANYPESLPKRRVAIQESRKADFPDEK; from the coding sequence ATGCAACAGGAAGAATGGATAGGCTGGATCATTCGCGTCGTCTTGGCATCAGTGGTTCTTGGGTTTTTGCTCGTTCTGGGTCGCTGGCTGATGGGGAACTCACGAAATTGGCGCGAATTATGGCGGGCGTTGGCCTCCACTGTTCGGCGGCAGGCCTGCGTCTTGATGTTCTGTTCCGCCATGTGTTTTCTTGTGACATTACTGTTGCCTATGGCACGTTTCGATGCCGGTTTGGTGGGCGTGATCATTCGTTTGCTGGGGGTAATATGGATTGCCTTGGGAGCATGGGCGGTTTCTCTCAGCCTCTCAATCGTTGTCGGTACCATGCAATGGAAATACAATGTGGATGTTGCGGACAACTTGCTTGCACGGCGCATGCACACGAAAATTCGAGTGTTGCAGAGAGTTGTTGTCGTGGTCATATGGGTTGCGGCCATTGCCGGGATGCTTATGCAATTCGATTCATTCAGGGCACTCGGGACGACGCTCCTCGCATCAGCCGGTGTTTTGAGCATAGTGCTCGGCATCTCGGCGCAAAAGACCTTCGGTTCGATGATCGCTGGTGTGCAGGTCGCTCTCACCCATCCCATCAATCTTGACGATGTGGTTATCGTGGAGGGCGAGTGGGGGCGCATTGAAGAAATCACCTTCACATATGTAGTGGTCAAAATATGGGACCAGCGCCGTCTCATCGTGCCCATCACCTATTTCCTCGAAACGCCTTTCCAAAACTGGACACGGAGAAACGCCGATATAACGGGGAGCGTTTTCCTTCATCTAGACTATGACACTCCTCTCGAATCGTTGCGGGCCGAGGCGCAACGGCTCTGTAAGGAGGCTGGGCCTCTGTGGGACGGAAAGACGTGCGTGCTTCAGATTACGGAAGCCGGGGCGGAAACCATGACCATCAGGGTGCTTGTCAGTTCTTCAGATGCTTCCAAAGCATGGGATTTACGGTGTTTGGTGCGCGAAGGGCTCATTGACTTCGTGAAAGCCAATTATCCTGAAAGCCTGCCCAAACGCCGGGTTGCCATTCAGGAGTCCAGGAAAGCCGATTTTCCCGATGAAAAATGA
- a CDS encoding mechanosensitive ion channel domain-containing protein, with protein MERAHRNDKQSLYDTWIQYLLVGKTPVFTSGFWDKPLPDNRWFNLKKTEIIAGLTTLTANALKFVVLFLTLAAIGTAAKRLVQLVPDKKTDDFTRNKVSLYFTIVVVGLSLYLTANIVFPAGNDSLSALAASLFLFGTLKLSKYICNDSFLSNSGHTRISFLFLISTQLLVHHLPSRSVTLIFILIVLALWGSDTLRAWRNKGLHLKKTAMRGGSLAPLFIISFFGYGRLTCMLTIIWCLGIFIRAFGSVWSQSLFVETDKSSKLQKGLAKSLLVPLGWAIAFGISYLWLVDFLGENTLSTIVQLKASIGTYSLYLNDVIILVVLFFLTYNCIAAFKVSIDHVGSKWQKAKRGAVPSIQTLVTYATWSFFTLLALRILGVSLTSITVIAGGLSVGIGFGLQNVVNNFISGLILLFGRSIQQGDVIEVGGMWCTVKKINIRTTLVETFESAVIMIPNSDLVTTQVTNWTKNNPTLRRDILVGVAYGSDTKKVAKTLLVVAETHPHVLKKPEPFILFNDFGASSLDFILRVWVDDIDHTIRTTSELRFAIDDAFREAGIEIAFPQMDVHFKTAPAFAGHMKFMGDKN; from the coding sequence ATGGAAAGGGCTCACCGAAATGATAAGCAAAGCCTGTATGACACCTGGATACAGTATCTACTTGTCGGCAAGACGCCTGTTTTCACATCCGGTTTCTGGGACAAACCGCTGCCCGACAATCGCTGGTTCAATCTCAAGAAAACGGAGATCATTGCCGGACTGACCACGTTGACTGCCAACGCCTTGAAGTTCGTTGTGCTTTTCCTGACCTTGGCGGCAATCGGAACCGCGGCTAAAAGACTGGTCCAGCTTGTGCCAGACAAGAAAACCGACGACTTCACCAGAAACAAGGTAAGCCTATACTTCACAATTGTCGTTGTTGGACTGTCCCTTTACCTGACTGCAAACATCGTATTTCCGGCGGGGAATGATTCCCTCTCCGCCTTGGCTGCATCCTTGTTCCTCTTCGGCACACTCAAGCTGTCCAAATATATATGCAATGACTCATTCCTCTCCAACTCCGGGCATACCAGAATTTCATTCTTATTCCTCATCAGCACGCAGTTGCTGGTCCATCATCTACCAAGCAGAAGTGTCACTCTCATCTTCATCCTCATAGTTCTTGCCCTTTGGGGAAGTGACACATTACGAGCATGGCGCAACAAGGGCCTGCACCTGAAAAAGACGGCGATGCGCGGTGGCTCTTTGGCACCTTTGTTCATCATTTCCTTTTTTGGCTACGGCCGACTCACATGCATGCTTACCATCATCTGGTGTCTGGGTATCTTTATTCGGGCATTCGGCAGCGTCTGGTCCCAAAGCCTTTTTGTGGAAACGGACAAAAGTTCCAAATTGCAAAAAGGACTTGCGAAAAGCTTACTCGTGCCTCTCGGTTGGGCTATCGCCTTCGGTATCTCCTACCTGTGGCTTGTCGACTTTCTCGGAGAGAATACCCTATCCACCATAGTACAACTCAAAGCTTCCATCGGGACATACTCTCTTTATCTCAATGACGTGATAATCTTGGTGGTCCTCTTCTTCTTGACCTACAACTGTATCGCCGCATTCAAGGTCTCGATCGACCACGTTGGCAGTAAGTGGCAAAAGGCCAAACGCGGCGCAGTTCCTTCAATTCAAACCCTTGTCACATATGCCACATGGTCGTTCTTTACCCTTCTGGCCCTGAGAATTCTCGGTGTCAGCCTGACAAGTATCACTGTCATCGCCGGTGGTCTCAGTGTCGGAATCGGATTCGGCCTACAGAACGTGGTCAACAACTTCATCAGCGGCCTCATACTTCTGTTCGGTCGATCCATCCAGCAAGGGGATGTCATAGAAGTTGGAGGGATGTGGTGCACGGTCAAGAAGATCAACATCAGGACCACATTGGTCGAGACGTTCGAAAGCGCGGTCATCATGATCCCCAACTCAGATTTGGTCACGACACAAGTCACCAACTGGACAAAAAACAACCCCACTCTCAGAAGAGATATTCTGGTCGGCGTCGCCTACGGATCAGACACGAAAAAAGTGGCAAAGACCCTTCTTGTCGTAGCGGAAACCCATCCTCACGTGCTCAAGAAGCCGGAACCTTTCATCTTGTTCAACGACTTCGGCGCGAGCAGTCTGGATTTCATCCTCCGGGTGTGGGTTGACGACATAGACCACACCATCCGCACCACTTCGGAGCTGCGCTTCGCCATTGACGACGCGTTCCGTGAAGCGGGCATTGAAATCGCGTTCCCGCAGATGGACGTTCATTTCAAGACAGCTCCGGCCTTCGCCGGACATATGAAATTCATGGGCGACAAAAACTAG
- a CDS encoding FAD-dependent oxidoreductase: MIISSVLVLFGIGLTAAIILAVASKVLYVYEDPRIAQVESVLAGANCGGCGFPGCAGAAQGVVAGKAGATVCVIGGDEVAANVAAIMGLEFSAMEKQIAFVDCTGGVRAEETYTYYGVQDCRAQSMLYDGNKMCPEGCLGFGTCVTACQFNAIEMGPNGYPVVDPNLCTACGGCAQVCPRGVISIVGMTARLIHLNEETDCLAPCRQRCPGQINIPRYIEQVSRGDYAGALETIRERIPMPLSIGRVCPHPCEDVCRRGHVDESVGINMVKRFVADWEMNSGQRQPIKCAPKTGRKVAVVGGGPAGLSCAYFLRRLGHSPTIFESMPKLGGQLRYGIPEYRLPKAVLDWEIEGILGLGINVEYEKFFGTDFDLQSLEKDGYEAVFLGIGAWMNMTLRIDGEDAKGVETGTEFLTKVGLGTESGIGKKVVVIGGGNTAIDTARTGVRLGSDVTLMYRRTRDEMPANIEEIVGAEEENVKYLFLAAPTRILTDDSGHVTHVEYIKMELGEPDESGRRRPVPIEGSETLIEADTVYTAIGQKPELTCLYDESGNCHLEETRWRTLGADPVTLQTLLPHVFTGGDMHTGPAIVITALGEGRKAARSIHQFLTDGELHYSPRLQRELLPYTMFTDVPNVRYREKAEVPHLIECDERICTFKEIEGSISEKEVKEETCRCLRCGLTCYNRDMADEQECVAENCVKNP, from the coding sequence ATGATCATATCATCAGTCCTCGTCCTGTTCGGCATAGGCCTCACTGCGGCAATCATTCTGGCTGTCGCCTCCAAGGTACTCTACGTATACGAAGACCCGCGCATTGCTCAGGTGGAAAGCGTTCTTGCTGGTGCCAACTGCGGCGGCTGCGGATTTCCCGGCTGTGCCGGTGCGGCTCAAGGCGTTGTGGCTGGCAAGGCCGGAGCCACGGTCTGTGTCATCGGCGGAGACGAGGTCGCGGCAAACGTAGCCGCCATCATGGGGCTGGAATTCTCAGCCATGGAAAAACAGATCGCATTCGTGGACTGTACCGGCGGTGTTCGCGCCGAGGAAACCTACACATATTACGGTGTTCAGGACTGCCGCGCCCAGAGCATGCTCTACGACGGCAACAAAATGTGCCCGGAAGGCTGTCTCGGCTTCGGCACCTGCGTCACGGCATGTCAATTCAACGCAATCGAGATGGGCCCCAACGGCTATCCCGTCGTCGATCCGAATCTATGCACGGCCTGCGGCGGTTGTGCACAGGTCTGCCCTCGCGGAGTTATCTCGATTGTCGGCATGACCGCCCGTCTCATTCATCTCAATGAAGAAACCGATTGCCTCGCCCCGTGTCGTCAACGCTGTCCGGGCCAGATCAACATTCCCCGCTACATCGAACAGGTCTCACGCGGCGACTATGCCGGAGCGCTTGAAACCATCCGCGAACGAATCCCCATGCCGCTTTCCATCGGCCGAGTCTGCCCTCACCCGTGTGAAGACGTCTGTCGCCGCGGGCATGTGGATGAGTCTGTTGGAATCAACATGGTGAAACGCTTTGTAGCGGACTGGGAAATGAACTCCGGCCAAAGACAGCCCATCAAGTGTGCGCCGAAAACAGGTCGGAAAGTCGCCGTCGTAGGCGGTGGTCCAGCAGGTCTGTCCTGTGCCTATTTCCTGCGTCGCCTTGGCCATTCCCCGACCATTTTCGAGTCCATGCCGAAACTCGGTGGTCAACTACGATACGGCATTCCAGAATACAGGCTCCCCAAGGCCGTTCTGGATTGGGAGATCGAAGGGATACTGGGCCTCGGCATCAACGTAGAGTACGAAAAGTTTTTCGGAACGGACTTTGACCTGCAATCTCTTGAGAAAGACGGCTACGAAGCGGTCTTTCTCGGCATAGGGGCATGGATGAACATGACCCTCCGGATAGACGGCGAAGATGCCAAGGGTGTGGAAACCGGCACTGAATTTCTCACAAAAGTCGGACTCGGCACGGAATCCGGCATCGGGAAGAAAGTCGTTGTCATCGGCGGGGGCAATACCGCCATCGATACCGCACGAACCGGCGTTCGCCTTGGATCTGACGTGACACTGATGTACCGTCGAACCAGAGATGAAATGCCCGCGAACATCGAAGAAATAGTCGGAGCCGAGGAGGAGAACGTCAAATATCTCTTTCTGGCTGCCCCGACCCGTATCCTCACAGACGATTCAGGACACGTCACGCACGTCGAATACATCAAGATGGAACTCGGGGAACCGGATGAATCCGGCAGACGCAGGCCCGTTCCCATCGAAGGTTCGGAAACACTCATTGAAGCGGACACAGTCTACACGGCCATTGGTCAGAAGCCGGAGCTTACCTGCCTCTATGACGAATCCGGCAATTGCCACCTTGAGGAAACCCGCTGGCGCACGCTTGGAGCAGATCCGGTAACGCTCCAGACCCTCCTGCCGCATGTTTTCACTGGCGGGGACATGCACACCGGACCGGCGATCGTCATCACCGCTCTGGGAGAAGGCAGAAAAGCCGCACGCTCTATCCATCAATTCCTGACAGATGGAGAACTCCACTATTCCCCACGCCTGCAACGCGAATTGCTCCCCTACACCATGTTTACCGACGTTCCGAACGTCAGGTACAGGGAAAAGGCCGAGGTCCCACACCTTATCGAATGTGACGAACGCATATGCACTTTCAAGGAAATCGAAGGTTCCATCAGTGAAAAGGAAGTAAAGGAGGAAACCTGCCGCTGCCTCCGTTGCGGCCTGACCTGCTATAATCGCGACATGGCAGATGAACAGGAGTGCGTAGCAGAAAATTGTGTAAAAAATCCGTAA